From Acidimicrobiales bacterium:
GACGCTCTCGTGGAAACGGCGGCTGACGGCGGCTGCAGAACATTCGCGGTCGACCACGTCGTCGACGAGCGCACGGAGCCAGGGACCGTGGTCGACGACGAGGCGACCGTCGCGGCGGTCGAGTCGGACCGGCCAAGGGTCGCATGCGGTGTGGTCCCAGGCGATGAGCTGCTCGAGCTCGATCGCCGCCTGGGCCTCGTACTCCACGAAGCCGCAGACGCCGGCGATCGCCGACACTGCGTCGAAGAGGCGGCCCATGCTCGACGTGATCGGCGCGTTGACGCCCTGTTCGACCATCCTCATGAGCACGGCGAGTTCGAACGGGTCACGGTCGCGGACGACGGCCAGCGGAAGGGCGGCGGCCTCGCGCCCGTAGTGCTGGGCAAGGAGGGCGATCGCCACGCGGCCCGGCTCGCGCACGGCCCGGTCACCGCCGGGGAGCCGGAAGGGCAGGAGGTGCCCCGCGCGCTCGAACCCTTCGTAGTCGCCGACCAGGAACTCACCGCCCCAGATCGTGCCGTCGGTCCCATAGCCGGTGCCGTCGAACACGACGCCGATCACGGGCCGGTCGAGGCCATTGTCGGCCATGCAGGCTGCCATGTGGGCGTGGTGGTGCTGCACCCCGACGAGCTCGACATCGCGGCACGCCTGCGCGTACCGCGTGGTGTGAAAGTCAGGGTGCAGGTCGTGGGCCACGATCCGCGGCGTGACGCCGAAGACGGACCGGAGGTGGGTGAGCGCTTCGACGAGGTACGTGCGGTTGCCGGCCGTCTTGAGGTCGCCGATGTGCTGGCTGACGTACAGCGACCGGTCCTGCGCCACGCACACGGTGTTCTTCAGTTCGGCGCCGAGCGCGACGAGAGGCGGCACGGGGAACGGGGCGGGGATCGGGTCGGGCACGTAGCCCCTCGCCCGCCGGAGGAACGTGACCTTCGGAGCCACCCTGCTGTGGACGACCCTGGCGATCGAGTCATCGACCCGCATGTGGATCGCCCGGTCGTGCACGAGGAAGCCGTCGACGAAGCCAGCCAGCTGGCCCAGCGCCTCGTCCTCGGTGCTCGCCATGGGCTCGTCGGGCGCGTTCCCGCTCGTCGCCACGAGCACGTCCCCGGTGGCGGCGAGCAGCAATTCCTGGATCGGAGTGGCGGGCAACATGAAGCCGAGCGTCCGCGACCGCGGGGCGACGGCGGCGGACAGCTCATTGCCCGGGCGGGCCTCGAGCAGCACGATCGGACGACCGGGGGAGGCGATGAGCCGCTCCTCCCGCTCGTCGAGCAGCGCGTGGCGTGCCACGACGGAGGTGTCGCGAGCCAGCAGCGCGAACGGCTTGGCGCTGCGCTCCTTTCGCTCCCGGAGGGCCGTCACGGCGCCGTTGTCGAGCGGGTCGACCATCAGTTGGAACCCGCCGAGCGCCTTCACTGCGAGGACGCGGCCGTCGCGCAGCATGGTGGCAGCCGCCTCCACCGGGTCGGCGACATCCACGGCCGTCCCGTCGGGCGCCAGCAACCGCACGGTCGGCCCGCACGTCCAACAGGCGTTGGGCTGGGCATGGAAGCGGCGGTCGTCGGGCGCGTCGTACTCGCGCTGACACTCCGGGCACATCGTGAACGCACTCATCGTGGTGAGCGGTCGGTCATAGGGGACGCCGCGGATGATGCTGAACCGGGGCCCACAGTTCGTGCAGTTGATCAACGGGTACCGAAACCGCCGGTCGGTCGGGTCGAACAGCTCGGCGGTGCAGTCGACGCATACGTAGCTGTCGGGTGTGACGAGGGCGCCGCCACCGCCGTCCACCTCGCTGTGCGCGATCGCGAACGACGTCGTCCAGTCTCGGATGGGGACCTCCTCGACGACCGTACAGGAGTCGACCCGCGCCAGCCCAGGGAGGCGCCCGACCAGATCGGCGGCGAACAGGTCGGCGGCGACGGCCGGGCCCTCGATGCAGATCGTGACCCCACCCGTGTCGTTCCTGACCCAGCCACCGAGCAGGTGCTCGGTCGCCAGCCGGTAGACGAACGGCCGGAAGCCGACGCCCTGT
This genomic window contains:
- the hypF gene encoding carbamoyltransferase HypF, with product MALQAVRRTLRVAGFVQGVGFRPFVYRLATEHLLGGWVRNDTGGVTICIEGPAVAADLFAADLVGRLPGLARVDSCTVVEEVPIRDWTTSFAIAHSEVDGGGGALVTPDSYVCVDCTAELFDPTDRRFRYPLINCTNCGPRFSIIRGVPYDRPLTTMSAFTMCPECQREYDAPDDRRFHAQPNACWTCGPTVRLLAPDGTAVDVADPVEAAATMLRDGRVLAVKALGGFQLMVDPLDNGAVTALRERKERSAKPFALLARDTSVVARHALLDEREERLIASPGRPIVLLEARPGNELSAAVAPRSRTLGFMLPATPIQELLLAATGDVLVATSGNAPDEPMASTEDEALGQLAGFVDGFLVHDRAIHMRVDDSIARVVHSRVAPKVTFLRRARGYVPDPIPAPFPVPPLVALGAELKNTVCVAQDRSLYVSQHIGDLKTAGNRTYLVEALTHLRSVFGVTPRIVAHDLHPDFHTTRYAQACRDVELVGVQHHHAHMAACMADNGLDRPVIGVVFDGTGYGTDGTIWGGEFLVGDYEGFERAGHLLPFRLPGGDRAVREPGRVAIALLAQHYGREAAALPLAVVRDRDPFELAVLMRMVEQGVNAPITSSMGRLFDAVSAIAGVCGFVEYEAQAAIELEQLIAWDHTACDPWPVRLDRRDGRLVVDHGPWLRALVDDVVDRECSAAAVSRRFHESVVAAVTEVCGELRRSTGIEDVVLSGGVFLNQHLLIRVEQELVGAGLRVHTHGRVPTNDGGVSVGQAMVAAATVRVADARANGEQEEVRRSPLTV